The window GGAATCTCGGGATCGTTGCAACGCTTGGTCATGGCAGCGACTTCCAGCACGATTTCCTGCGCCGTACCGGTGTAGCGCCTTGGCACGATCGGTGCTGCAAGGAACACCAGGGCATCGCCGGCAGCATTTCGCAGCGTCATCCTGGGTTTGTCATTACCGGTCAGAGATGACGACAACTTTCCTGTGAGGCGCTGCTTCACCTCGAGGTCGAGCGCGATGCGCTCGGGGTCATGGCACTTTTTCATGGTGGATGCGAGCGCCTCGAGTTCCAGAACGTCGCCGTTGCGCCTGTATTTCCCGTACAGGGGGTTGCAGGCGTTGGTGACCGCCATGCGACCTCGGGCAAATTCCACTTGCAGCGGCCTGTCTGCTTGTGCAAACAGTGCGGCGATGCGCTTGCCGTTGGCATCGCTGGCCTGCAGCAGCTTCCATTGCCGTCCTGCGAGCGGTTCGGGAGCCGGGGCAGTTTGTGCAAGTGCAGGTGCCGAGAGAGCAGGGTTCGGGACGGCAACGGCATCCGGGCTGGACTTGGCGGGATCTGCAGGTGTCTCGGTGCCGACACAGCCGGCAAACAGGATGGGCAGGACGAGGGCGGGTAGTCGTTTCATGGCAATGCCTGGGCGTTGAGGCGGAGTGGATCCCACGAATCGTTTCAGCCGCCCGCCGGTACCCACAGCAGCAGGGCGATGCCGAGGATCAGGCGATACACCGCAAAGGCGGTGAAGCGGTGGGTCTCGATGTAGCGTAGCAGCCACTTCACCGCGACGAATGCGGTGATCGCGGAGGCCACGAAGGCCACGCCCAGCGCGGTCCAGTCCTCGCCGTGCAGGCCGCCGTCGCGGGCCATCGACAGCAATTCGTAGCCGGTCGCCGCGAACATCGTGGGGATGCCGACCAGGAACGCGAACTCGGTCGCCGCCGAGCGGCTGGTGGTGCCCGCCAGCAAGGCGACGAAGATCGTCGCCGCCGAACGCGAGGTGCCGGGGAACACCCCGGCCACGACCTGGGTCACGCCGACCAGCACCGCGGTGGTCCAGGAAATCGCGGTGCGTTCGCCATCGCGCGCGGCGCGTTTGGCCGCCAGTTGTTCGGCGACGACCATCCACACCGCGCCGATGATCAGCGCCCAGGCGATCGGCTGCACGGTATCCGGCAACTCCCAGCCGAACGCCTTGACCGTCAGGCCGCCGACCGCAGTGACGCCGAAGGCGACCAGCAGCTTGAAGCCGTATTCACGTGCCAGCTTCGGGCTGATGTCGATGCCCAGCGGGTCGTAGGGGGCGCTCATGTCGCGGCCGGCGAACGCCGCCAGCAGGCCGAGCAGGCGGCGGCGGTAGATCAGCACCACGGCGAGGATCGCGCCGGCCTGGATGGCCACATTGAACAGGTCGCTGCGGTGGCCCAGCCAGCGTTCGGCGATCAGCAGGTGGCCGGTGCTGGAGATCGGCAGGAATTCGGTGATGCCTTCGATGATGCCGAGCAGCAACGCGGCGAGCAGGTCGTTCATGGGCGGCGGGCAGTCGGTGGTGGCGCAGGATAACGCAGGCGCGTTCGCACCAAAGGAGTGCATCGACCCTGGAAATTGAACCGCAAGGGTGCTAAATCCGCGATTGCACTGCAGCAATGCCATGAAAATCAACAACTTGGATGTTGGCACGACGCTTGCGATAGCAACGGGTATCCCAACCGTCTGTTCCGGAGTTTGCCGTGTCGCTCGAGAATGTCGAAAAACTGATCAAGGACAACAAGGTCGAATTCGTCGACCTGCGTTTCACCGACGTGCGTGGCGTCCAGCACCACGTGACGTTCCCGAAGTCGATCGTCGACGCCAGCCTGTTCGAGGACGGCAAGATGTTCGACGGTTCCTCGATCAGCGGCTGGAAGGGCATCAACGAATCCGACATGGTCCTGCTGCCGGATGCATCGACCGCGATCATCGATCCGTTCACCGCCGACCCGACCCTGATCCTGACCTGCGACATCCTCGACCCGGCGACCATGCAGGCCTATTCGCGCGATCCGCGCGGCGTGGCCAAGCGCGCCGAGGCCTACCTGAAGTCCAGCGGCATCGCCGACACCGCATTCTTCGGCCCGGAGCCGGAATTCTTCATCTTCGACAGCGTCCGCTACGCCAACGAGATGGGCCACACCTTCTTCCATGTCGATTCGGAAGAAGCCGCATGGAACTCCGGTCGCGAATACGAAGGCGGCAACACCGGTTACCGCCCGGGCGTGAAGGGCGGCTATTTCCCGGTCGCGCCGCTGGATTCGCTGCACGACATCCGTGCCGAGATGTGCAAGGAACTCGAAGCCATCGGCATCGAGGTCGAAGTGCACCACCACGAAGTCGCGAACGCCGGCCAGTGCGAGATCGGCACCAAGTTCAACACCCTGGTGCAGAAGGCCGACGAACTGCTGTCGATGAAGTACATCATCAAGAACGTCGCCCACCGCAACGGCAAGACCGCGACGTTCATGCCGAAGCCGATCGTCGGCGACAACGGCAGCGGCATGCACGTGCACATGTCGCTGGCGAAGGACGGCAAGAACCTGTTCTCCGGCGATGGCTACGGCGGCCTGTCGCAGATGGCGCTGTGGTACATCGGCGGCATCTTCAAGCACGCCCGCGCGATCAACGCGTTCACCAACTCGACCACCAACAGCTACAAGCGCCTGGTGCCGGGCTTCGAAGCGCCGGTGATGCTGGCCTACTCCGCGCGCAACCGCTCGGCGAGCTGCCGCATCCCGTACGTGTCCAACCCGAAGGCCCGCCGCATCGAGATCCGTTTCCCGGATCCGATGAACTCCGGCTACCTGACCTTCGCCGCGCTGATGATGGCCGGCCTGGATGGCATCAAGAACCAGATCGACCCGGGCGCACCGAGCGACAAGGACCTGTACGACCTGCCGCCGGAAGAAGAGAAGAACATCCCGACCGTGTGCCACAGCCTCGACCAGGCGCTGGAAGCGCTCGACAAGGATCGCGACTTCCTCAAGGCCGGCGGGGTGTTCTCCGACGATTTCATCGATGGCTACATCGCGCTGAAGATGAAGGAAGTGACCGCGTTCCGCGCGGCGACGCATCCGCTCGAATACCAGATGTACTACGCGATCTGATGTGAGCGCAGCCGCCCGCGTGGCGGCAAGCGATGCAACAGGGCGAAGCAGGCTGATCCTCGCTTCGCTCCCTCCCCGGCGAGGATCGGATGGGGCCGGGAGGGCACATCGACGGATGTGCCCCTCCCGCGCCCTTGTGGCCGAGGAAGGGAACGATGCGGGCCAGGTGTGCGGTGGGGACCGCACGACGCGCAGGACGCGCATCACGCAAGGAGGAACAAACGGCGATCGACTATCGCCGCGAGCAGGACCAACCACCCTGCATCGCACGTGCACGCAACAAATGACTGGGGAGGGCTACCGCTTATCGAGGAGCCTTGTCATGCCGTCTCGCACACGCACCACTCGTTCGATCCGCAACACCGCGATGGCATCCATCCTGGCCAGCCTCGCGCTCGCGTCCAACGCACATGCCGGCACCACCGGCAGCGTCAGCATCACCAGCGATTACATCTTCCGCGGCACCACCCAGGCCAACCAGGGACCCGCGTTGCAGGGCGGCGTCGAGTACGCGGCCGATAGCGGCTTCTACGTCGGCACCTGGGGCAGCAACGTCAGTTGGCTGTCCGATCTCTCCAGCACCGCCGCACCCATTTCCAGCAGCCTCGAACTCGATGTCTACGGTGGCTACCGTGGCAAGTTCAACGACACCGTCAGCTACGACGTCGGCGCGCTGTACTACTGGTATCCCGGCGACTTCCCTTCCGGCTTCAACAGCGCCGACACCCTCGAGGTTTACGCGGGCATCAGCGTGGCCGCGAGCGAGAAGATCACCCTCGGCGCGAAGTATTCGGTGGCCACCACCGACCTGTTCGGCTACGCCGATTCCAGCGGCAGCGGCTACCTCGACCTGAGCGCGAATTTCGTGGTGGCGGAGGGCTGGACCCTGGGCGCGCACGCCGGCAAGCAGTGGATCCAGGGCAGCGGCAACGGCGCGTTCGAATACGCGGACTGGAAGCTCGGCATCACCAAGGGGTTCGACAACGGGTTCTCCGTGGGTCTGGCCTACACCGGCACCGACGCCGACGACACCCTCTACGTCAATCCGTACGGCAACAAGACCGCGCGCGACACCGTTGCCTTGACCGTCACCAAGGCGTTCTGACGCACCACACAGGGAGCCAAGATGAAACTCATCACCGCCATCATTCGCCCGTTCAAGCTCGACGAGGTGCGCGAAGCCCTCGGTGAGGTCGGCATCTCCGGGCTGACCGTCACCGAAGTGAAAGGCTTCGGCCGGCAGAAGGGCCACACCGAGCTGTATCGCGGCGCCGAATACGTCGTCGACTTCCTGCCCAAGCTGAAGATCGAGGCCGCGGTCAGCGACGACATGTTCGACGCCGCGCTCGAGGCGATCAGCAAGGCCGCCGGTACCGGCAAGGTCGGCGACGGCAAGATCTTCGTCGTCGCGCTGGACCACGTCGTCCGCATCCGCACCGGCGAGATCGGCGCCGATGCGCTCTAACCACACCACGGAGGCTCCAATGAAGACGCGTCGTTTCTCCGGGTGGAAGACCCGAGTCCAATCCGTGCTGCTGGCCGCGCTGTGCGGTGTGGCAGCCCTCACCGCGTTGCCGGCGTTCGCGCAGGATCCGGCAACCCCGGCACCTGTCGAAACCGCCGCCGCGCCTGCGGCCGAAGCGCCCTTGGTGGCACCCGAGGTGGCACCGGCCGACACCACGTCGGCACCTGCCGAGGTCGTCGCGACCGAAGCGGTTGCACCCGTTGAAGCCGCAGCCGCCGAAGAAGCTGCACCTGCAGAAGAGGCACCCGCACCGAGCATCAGCAAGCCCGACACCGTGTGGGTGCTGGTCTGCGCGGCACTGGTCATCTTCATGACCCTGCCCGGCCTGGCGTTGTTCTACGGCGGCCTGGTGCGTTCCAAGAACGTGCTGTCGATCCTGATCCAGAACCTGGCGGTGTTCTCGCTGGTGGCGGTGCTGTGGGCGCTGTACGGCTACAGCTTCGCGTTCACCGAGGGCAACGCGTTCATCGGCGGCACCAATCGCGTGTTGGCCGCAGGCCTCAACGCCTCGTCGATCGGCGCGACCTTCACCAAGGGCGTGTACATCCCGGAACTCGCGTTCTTCGTGTTCCAGGGCGCGTTCGCCTGCATCACCTGCGCGCTGGTGGTGGGTGCGTTCGCCGAACGGGTGAAGTTCGCCGGGGTGATGCTGTTCACCGTGCTGTGGTTCACCTTCGCCTACCTGCCGATGGCGCACATGGTCTGGTTCTTCCCGGGACCGGATGCGTTCACCAGCACCGAAGCGGTGGATGGCGTGCTGGCCAAGTCGGGCTACCTGTGGGCCAAGGGCGCGCTGGACTTCGCCGGCGGCACCGTGGTGCACATCAATGCCGCGATTGCGGGCTTGGTGGGTGCCTACGTGATCGGCAAGCGCACCGGCTACGGCCGCGAGGCGATCAAGCCGCATAACCTGACCCAGACCATGGTCGGTGCCTCGATCCTGTGGGTGGGCTGGTTCGGCTTCAACGCCGGTTCGGCGCTGGAGGCCGGCGGCGTGGCCGCGATCGCGTTCGTCAACACGTTCCTTGCCACCGCCGCGGCGGTGGTGGCGTGGCTGACCGTGGAGTGGATCGGCAAGGGCAAGCCGTCGCTGCTCGGCGCGGCCTCCGGTGCGGTGGCCGGCCTGGTCGCGATCACCCCGGCCGCGGGCCTGGTCGGGCTGAATGGTGCGCTGGTCATCGGCGCGATCGCCGGCGTGGTCTGCCTGTGGGGCGTGAGTGGGCTGAAGCGCCTGCTCGGTGCCGACGACAGCCTGGACGTGTTCGGCGTGCATGGCGTGGGCGGCATCACTGGTGCGTTGCTGACCGGCGTGTT of the Thermomonas carbonis genome contains:
- a CDS encoding META and DUF4377 domain-containing protein, whose amino-acid sequence is MKRLPALVLPILFAGCVGTETPADPAKSSPDAVAVPNPALSAPALAQTAPAPEPLAGRQWKLLQASDANGKRIAALFAQADRPLQVEFARGRMAVTNACNPLYGKYRRNGDVLELEALASTMKKCHDPERIALDLEVKQRLTGKLSSSLTGNDKPRMTLRNAAGDALVFLAAPIVPRRYTGTAQEIVLEVAAMTKRCNDPEIPDYQCLQVREVAPEKAGDAANGKDRSGDTGFDRFLNFYGDIEGYTHVPGVGSVLRIHRRKLADAPVGGPSSVYILDAVLETRPASAQAD
- a CDS encoding undecaprenyl-diphosphate phosphatase, with the translated sequence MNDLLAALLLGIIEGITEFLPISSTGHLLIAERWLGHRSDLFNVAIQAGAILAVVLIYRRRLLGLLAAFAGRDMSAPYDPLGIDISPKLAREYGFKLLVAFGVTAVGGLTVKAFGWELPDTVQPIAWALIIGAVWMVVAEQLAAKRAARDGERTAISWTTAVLVGVTQVVAGVFPGTSRSAATIFVALLAGTTSRSAATEFAFLVGIPTMFAATGYELLSMARDGGLHGEDWTALGVAFVASAITAFVAVKWLLRYIETHRFTAFAVYRLILGIALLLWVPAGG
- the glnA gene encoding type I glutamate--ammonia ligase, with amino-acid sequence MSLENVEKLIKDNKVEFVDLRFTDVRGVQHHVTFPKSIVDASLFEDGKMFDGSSISGWKGINESDMVLLPDASTAIIDPFTADPTLILTCDILDPATMQAYSRDPRGVAKRAEAYLKSSGIADTAFFGPEPEFFIFDSVRYANEMGHTFFHVDSEEAAWNSGREYEGGNTGYRPGVKGGYFPVAPLDSLHDIRAEMCKELEAIGIEVEVHHHEVANAGQCEIGTKFNTLVQKADELLSMKYIIKNVAHRNGKTATFMPKPIVGDNGSGMHVHMSLAKDGKNLFSGDGYGGLSQMALWYIGGIFKHARAINAFTNSTTNSYKRLVPGFEAPVMLAYSARNRSASCRIPYVSNPKARRIEIRFPDPMNSGYLTFAALMMAGLDGIKNQIDPGAPSDKDLYDLPPEEEKNIPTVCHSLDQALEALDKDRDFLKAGGVFSDDFIDGYIALKMKEVTAFRAATHPLEYQMYYAI
- a CDS encoding TorF family putative porin, encoding MPSRTRTTRSIRNTAMASILASLALASNAHAGTTGSVSITSDYIFRGTTQANQGPALQGGVEYAADSGFYVGTWGSNVSWLSDLSSTAAPISSSLELDVYGGYRGKFNDTVSYDVGALYYWYPGDFPSGFNSADTLEVYAGISVAASEKITLGAKYSVATTDLFGYADSSGSGYLDLSANFVVAEGWTLGAHAGKQWIQGSGNGAFEYADWKLGITKGFDNGFSVGLAYTGTDADDTLYVNPYGNKTARDTVALTVTKAF
- a CDS encoding P-II family nitrogen regulator produces the protein MKLITAIIRPFKLDEVREALGEVGISGLTVTEVKGFGRQKGHTELYRGAEYVVDFLPKLKIEAAVSDDMFDAALEAISKAAGTGKVGDGKIFVVALDHVVRIRTGEIGADAL
- a CDS encoding ammonium transporter, encoding MKTRRFSGWKTRVQSVLLAALCGVAALTALPAFAQDPATPAPVETAAAPAAEAPLVAPEVAPADTTSAPAEVVATEAVAPVEAAAAEEAAPAEEAPAPSISKPDTVWVLVCAALVIFMTLPGLALFYGGLVRSKNVLSILIQNLAVFSLVAVLWALYGYSFAFTEGNAFIGGTNRVLAAGLNASSIGATFTKGVYIPELAFFVFQGAFACITCALVVGAFAERVKFAGVMLFTVLWFTFAYLPMAHMVWFFPGPDAFTSTEAVDGVLAKSGYLWAKGALDFAGGTVVHINAAIAGLVGAYVIGKRTGYGREAIKPHNLTQTMVGASILWVGWFGFNAGSALEAGGVAAIAFVNTFLATAAAVVAWLTVEWIGKGKPSLLGAASGAVAGLVAITPAAGLVGLNGALVIGAIAGVVCLWGVSGLKRLLGADDSLDVFGVHGVGGITGALLTGVFAAPSLGGAGIWDYVTETGVAEYSIGSQVWIQAQGVLITIALSGVVALVSYLIVKYTVGLRVSEEAEREGLDITSHGEAAYES